TGTTTGTAGCGGGTGGGGACGGCGCTGGCGGCGCCGTAGCCGGCCTCGAAGCGGATGTGGATGGCGTTGAGTTCGCGCAGGGTGGCGGTGGGCCAGTCGGCGGTGGATTTGAGGCGGAGGCGGCCAGGTTCGGAGACGGCGTCGACGATGTAGTCGGAGGCGGAGATGGCGGTTGTGGCGCCGGCGTCGTCGGTGTATTCAAAGGTGACGATGGAGCGCAGGGGGGGACGGGGGAGGAGGATGGTGTCGGCGGCGGGCCAGGCGTCGAGGTAGTAGTCCCAGCGTTGGGTGACCAGGGCGCGCCAGGCTTGTTCTTCGATGAGTTCGCGGGCGGCGGTGATGAGGGATGTGATGAGGGTGTCGTCGGTGGAGACTTCGACGCGCGCCTGGAGTTTGGCTTCGGCCAGGGTGATGGGTTCTTCGGCGGGGGCGACGGCCAGGGCGAGGGTGAGGGGCATGGGGGGGGCGACCGGTCAGGAGACCGGTCGGGAACGGGGGGAACGGGGGGAACGGGGGGAACGGGGGCGGCGTTGGGCGGGGGCGA
Above is a window of Caldilineales bacterium DNA encoding:
- a CDS encoding head-tail connector protein, which codes for MPLTLALAVAPAEEPITLAEAKLQARVEVSTDDTLITSLITAARELIEEQAWRALVTQRWDYYLDAWPAADTILLPRPPLRSIVTFEYTDDAGATTAISASDYIVDAVSEPGRLRLKSTADWPTATLRELNAIHIRFEAGYGAASAVPTRYKQALKLLVGHWYENREAILATGAIPKELPLGVKALLNIDHARTF